From the Paraburkholderia sp. PREW-6R genome, one window contains:
- a CDS encoding TauD/TfdA family dioxygenase, with the protein MHTFRPVPWFAADAQTETSWVQQLSANEVAGFDAALAHAKTVGRPLLEMVPDDFPLNAAARGALKRAIDTTQGRWGMCLLKGLPVDRWSEDDTRLAYWGLGLHCGVARTQNRASDILNDVRDVGSVYKATNGRGYNTNASLDFHMDSCDVVGLLCRRAARHGGESKVVSSIAVFDEMKRVRPDLAELLRGPFYFSYQGAQDPAQPPYYCCPIIGNHSDCFAMRTNRKNIVAAQNDFADVPRLSDAQNAALDLLDELMTDPRFCFSMSLEPGDLQLLNNYVTIHSRTSFDDFDEPDKKRHLLRLWLAIPDAQPLPPNWLEYFGDVRAGAVRGGLRGSHRSSAFEAYEARQAALMGMALREWAPVALPLATA; encoded by the coding sequence ATGCACACGTTCAGACCTGTTCCGTGGTTCGCTGCAGACGCGCAAACCGAGACCTCATGGGTTCAACAATTAAGCGCGAACGAAGTCGCCGGATTCGACGCAGCGCTCGCTCACGCAAAGACGGTTGGCCGGCCGCTGCTGGAGATGGTGCCTGACGATTTCCCGCTGAATGCCGCGGCTCGCGGAGCATTGAAGCGTGCGATCGACACGACGCAGGGCCGTTGGGGCATGTGTCTGTTGAAGGGTCTTCCCGTGGACCGCTGGTCTGAGGACGACACCCGGCTCGCTTACTGGGGATTGGGCCTGCACTGCGGCGTGGCTCGCACGCAGAATCGCGCCAGCGATATCCTCAACGACGTCCGCGACGTCGGCTCCGTCTACAAAGCCACCAACGGGCGGGGCTACAACACCAATGCGTCGCTCGACTTCCACATGGATTCGTGTGACGTGGTCGGCCTGCTCTGTCGGCGCGCCGCAAGGCATGGCGGCGAGAGCAAGGTGGTCAGCTCGATCGCTGTTTTCGACGAGATGAAGCGCGTGCGGCCGGATCTGGCCGAATTGCTGCGCGGACCGTTCTATTTCAGCTATCAGGGTGCACAGGACCCGGCGCAACCGCCCTATTACTGCTGCCCGATCATCGGCAATCATTCCGACTGTTTTGCGATGCGCACGAACCGCAAGAACATCGTAGCCGCGCAAAACGATTTCGCCGACGTGCCGCGTCTGTCCGACGCGCAGAATGCGGCGCTCGATCTGCTCGACGAACTGATGACCGACCCGCGCTTCTGTTTTTCGATGTCGCTGGAACCTGGCGATCTGCAGTTGCTGAACAATTACGTGACGATCCACTCGCGCACGAGTTTCGACGACTTCGACGAGCCGGACAAAAAGCGCCATCTGCTGCGCCTGTGGCTCGCCATTCCCGACGCGCAGCCTCTTCCCCCGAACTGGCTCGAGTACTTTGGCGACGTGCGCGCGGGCGCGGTGCGCGGCGGCTTGCGCGGCAGTCACCGCTCGTCTGCGTTCGAGGCTTACGAAGCGCGCCAGGCCGCGCTGATGGGCATGGCGCTGCGCGAATGGGCACCGGTCGCCCTGCCGCTCGCAACGGCGTGA
- a CDS encoding ABC transporter transmembrane domain-containing protein: MPHAATSASPSSRIGPLFALFPFLRPYAGRWALAFLALVTSAGATLVLPVAFKYLIDRGFASGERGHIDRYFLALLVVALILAAGTALRFYLVSWLGERVTADLRRAVYDHMLQMSPQFFETTQTGEVLSRLTADTTLIQAVVGTSLSLGLRNIFLLTGGVAMLVATSPVLSAYIIATLVVVIAPIVLFGRRVRRLSRASQDRIANTSALAGEVLNAMPTVQSYTQEPFEARRFAGAVEAAFETALTRIRARAWLTAVVIVLVFSAIVFVLWLGAQAVLAGWMTAGQLSQFILYAVLTAGAVGAVAEVWGDLQRAAGATERLLQLLAARSPVKDVETQAAPPARGEGIRFADVGFSYPSRPGIAALSAISLDVRPGEHVALVGPSGAGKTTLFQLLLRFFDPQSGRIEINGVSTREVPLAELRKMIGVVLQESVIFSGSVLDNIRYGAPDATLAQVRQAADRAAAAGFIEELPQGYDTFLGERGVRLSGGQRQRIAIARAILKDPPILLLDEATSALDAASERLVQKALDNAARNRTTLVIAHRLATVQQADRIVVLDQGRIVAQGRHAELLLSSPLYAQLAALQFGEQMGPMPQRDAVDASTGIG; encoded by the coding sequence ATGCCGCATGCCGCCACCTCAGCGTCGCCTTCATCGCGTATCGGGCCTCTCTTTGCGCTGTTCCCATTCCTGCGTCCGTACGCGGGCCGCTGGGCGCTCGCGTTCCTTGCGCTCGTGACGTCGGCGGGAGCCACGCTGGTGCTGCCGGTGGCGTTCAAATATCTGATCGATCGCGGCTTCGCGTCAGGCGAGCGCGGGCATATCGACCGCTATTTTCTTGCGCTCCTTGTCGTCGCGCTGATACTGGCCGCAGGCACCGCACTCCGCTTTTATCTGGTGTCATGGCTTGGCGAGCGGGTCACGGCCGATTTGCGACGCGCAGTCTATGACCACATGCTGCAAATGAGTCCGCAATTTTTTGAAACCACGCAGACCGGCGAGGTGCTATCCCGTCTGACGGCTGACACGACATTGATCCAGGCAGTGGTCGGCACCAGCCTGTCATTGGGACTACGCAATATTTTTCTGCTGACTGGCGGCGTGGCGATGCTCGTAGCGACGAGCCCGGTGCTGTCCGCGTACATCATCGCCACGCTGGTCGTCGTCATCGCGCCTATCGTGCTCTTCGGCCGGCGCGTGCGGCGCCTTTCGCGCGCGAGCCAGGACCGGATCGCGAATACGAGCGCGTTGGCGGGCGAGGTGCTCAACGCAATGCCGACCGTACAGTCGTACACCCAGGAGCCGTTCGAAGCACGGCGCTTTGCCGGCGCGGTAGAGGCGGCCTTCGAGACCGCGCTTACGCGCATCCGTGCGCGTGCATGGCTGACTGCAGTGGTGATCGTGCTGGTGTTCAGCGCGATTGTCTTCGTGTTGTGGCTCGGTGCGCAGGCGGTGCTGGCCGGGTGGATGACAGCGGGTCAATTGTCGCAGTTCATTCTTTACGCCGTATTGACGGCCGGCGCAGTGGGAGCGGTTGCCGAGGTGTGGGGCGATCTGCAGCGCGCTGCCGGCGCAACTGAACGGCTGTTGCAATTGCTGGCCGCACGTTCGCCGGTCAAGGACGTGGAGACGCAAGCAGCGCCGCCGGCGCGAGGCGAGGGCATCCGTTTCGCGGACGTCGGCTTCTCGTATCCGTCGCGGCCCGGCATTGCGGCCCTCTCCGCGATCTCGCTCGATGTTCGCCCCGGCGAACACGTTGCGTTGGTCGGGCCGTCAGGCGCGGGCAAGACCACGCTGTTTCAACTGCTGTTGCGGTTTTTCGATCCACAATCCGGCCGCATCGAGATCAATGGGGTATCGACGCGAGAGGTGCCGCTCGCCGAATTGCGCAAGATGATCGGCGTGGTGCTGCAGGAATCGGTGATCTTTTCTGGCAGTGTGCTCGACAATATCCGCTACGGCGCGCCGGACGCGACGCTTGCGCAGGTTCGGCAGGCCGCGGATAGGGCGGCGGCGGCCGGCTTCATTGAGGAACTGCCGCAAGGCTATGACACCTTTCTCGGCGAGCGTGGCGTGCGGTTGTCCGGCGGGCAGCGTCAGCGGATCGCGATCGCCCGTGCGATCCTGAAAGATCCGCCCATTCTGTTGCTGGATGAAGCAACGAGTGCCTTGGATGCCGCCAGCGAGAGGCTCGTGCAGAAAGCGTTGGACAATGCCGCGCGAAACCGCACCACGCTCGTCATTGCTCACCGGCTCGCGACGGTTCAGCAGGCCGACCGCATCGTCGTGCTCGACCAGGGGCGTATCGTCGCGCAAGGTCGGCACGCGGAGCTTTTGCTGAGTTCGCCGCTTTATGCGCAGCTCGCCGCGCTGCAGTTTGGCGAGCAGATGGGGCCGATGCCGCAGCGCGATGCGGTGGATGCTTCGACGGGAATCGGGTGA
- a CDS encoding LysR substrate-binding domain-containing protein — protein MDIRQLRYFATVVDTGSLSKAAVRLSVSQPSLSQQIVGMEDDLGVPLLLRSPSGVRPTEAGMALYRHARTILKQFEQMRGDVRRGEHSESGQVAVGLPTSIAAVIAVPLFNRLQADYPNIELQLFESMSGYLIELLANGRLDMAVLFRETETRGLTVSPLFTEHLSLCGVPWVGDPHAGDVALSLIAGVPLVLPGKANGLRLLIERTFAREGLELNVVADIDSLPTMLTIAREGKVGSILSGALARQPGAALLGRRIVEPSLRRMVSLCVPNAVPQNAASRAVQNTIEKIVREEEIKWDRAD, from the coding sequence ATGGACATTCGCCAGCTACGCTATTTCGCTACGGTCGTCGATACGGGCAGCCTGTCCAAGGCGGCAGTGCGGTTGTCGGTGTCGCAACCCTCGCTGAGTCAGCAGATTGTCGGCATGGAAGACGATCTTGGCGTGCCGCTGCTGTTGCGCAGTCCATCCGGTGTGCGGCCGACCGAAGCCGGCATGGCGCTCTACCGGCATGCCCGCACCATTCTCAAACAGTTCGAACAGATGCGCGGCGACGTGCGCCGCGGCGAGCATAGCGAATCGGGCCAGGTGGCGGTGGGTCTGCCCACCAGCATCGCGGCAGTGATCGCAGTCCCGCTGTTCAATCGTCTGCAAGCCGATTATCCGAACATCGAGTTGCAACTGTTCGAGAGCATGAGTGGCTACCTGATCGAGTTGCTCGCGAATGGGCGGCTCGACATGGCCGTGCTGTTTCGCGAGACCGAAACGCGCGGGCTCACGGTGTCGCCGCTTTTCACCGAACATCTGTCGCTATGCGGCGTGCCCTGGGTCGGCGATCCGCACGCGGGCGACGTTGCACTGTCGCTGATAGCAGGCGTGCCGCTCGTTTTGCCCGGCAAGGCGAACGGGCTGCGGCTGCTGATTGAACGCACCTTCGCCCGTGAAGGTCTGGAACTGAACGTCGTCGCGGATATCGATTCGTTGCCCACCATGCTGACGATCGCGCGCGAGGGCAAGGTCGGCTCGATCCTCTCCGGCGCACTTGCACGGCAGCCCGGCGCTGCGCTGCTTGGCCGGCGGATCGTCGAGCCGTCGCTCAGGCGCATGGTCAGCCTGTGCGTGCCGAATGCCGTGCCGCAGAATGCGGCTTCGCGAGCGGTGCAGAACACGATCGAGAAGATCGTCCGCGAGGAGGAGATCAAATGGGATAGGGCGGATTGA
- a CDS encoding ISNCY family transposase, whose translation MNGRGFITISMHELERVKVIEAVVQHRLTTVRAAERLQLCERQVRRLVRRYESAGPAGLVSARRGQPSNRELPVDLRARAMALVRERYTDFGPTLACEKLCECHGLVLAKETVRRWMREAGLWIPRKQRPPKLHQPRNRRACLGELVQIDGSDHRWFEDRAPACTLLVFIDDATGRLMVLHFTATESTFSYFEAIRAYLEQHGKPVALYSDKASVFHCNSHSVTPGKGVTQFGRALYELNVDTFCANSSQAKGRVERANLTLQDRLVKELRLRGISTKEAANAYAPHFIADFNGRFGKVPRSTFDAHRPLRADDDLDLILTVRVPRRVSKVLTVQYDRVIYLLEDTPANRSLIHGYLDVFEYPDGRIEIRVNGAALPYVPYDRLSEIDQAAVVDNKRLGHTLQMAQLIQAQRDDRRASGAPSRTNQGEAPRSKERKVGTRKQRELTREQLNEAILGTAGARVGSVLKSPLT comes from the coding sequence ATGAACGGACGTGGATTCATCACGATCAGCATGCATGAGCTCGAGCGCGTGAAGGTCATTGAGGCGGTCGTCCAGCATCGACTGACGACCGTACGGGCGGCTGAACGTCTGCAACTGTGTGAGCGTCAGGTCAGACGGCTGGTGCGACGCTACGAGTCCGCTGGACCGGCCGGGCTCGTGTCGGCGCGGCGTGGACAGCCCAGTAATCGTGAACTGCCGGTTGATCTGCGGGCGCGAGCCATGGCGCTGGTGCGTGAGCGCTACACGGATTTTGGGCCGACGCTGGCGTGCGAGAAGCTATGCGAGTGTCATGGGCTCGTGCTCGCCAAGGAAACCGTGCGGCGCTGGATGCGTGAGGCCGGGTTGTGGATTCCACGCAAACAGCGGCCACCGAAGCTGCATCAGCCGAGAAACCGTCGTGCATGTCTGGGCGAGCTGGTGCAGATCGACGGCAGCGATCATCGCTGGTTCGAGGACCGCGCACCGGCCTGTACGCTGCTGGTGTTCATCGACGATGCGACGGGCCGGTTGATGGTGCTGCACTTCACCGCGACCGAATCGACCTTCAGCTATTTCGAGGCGATACGCGCGTACCTTGAGCAGCATGGCAAGCCGGTCGCGCTTTACAGCGACAAGGCCAGCGTGTTTCACTGCAACAGCCATTCGGTTACGCCTGGCAAGGGCGTGACGCAGTTTGGCAGGGCGCTGTATGAGCTGAATGTAGATACGTTCTGCGCCAACAGCAGTCAGGCGAAGGGCCGTGTCGAGAGGGCCAACCTGACGTTGCAGGATCGTCTGGTGAAGGAACTGCGGCTACGCGGCATCAGCACGAAGGAAGCTGCCAATGCTTACGCGCCCCACTTCATCGCTGACTTTAACGGCCGGTTTGGCAAGGTGCCGCGCAGCACGTTCGATGCACACCGGCCGCTGCGGGCGGATGACGATCTTGATCTGATCCTGACGGTTCGTGTGCCGCGGCGCGTGTCGAAAGTGTTGACGGTGCAATACGACCGTGTGATCTATCTGCTTGAAGATACGCCAGCGAACCGCAGCCTGATTCACGGGTATCTGGATGTGTTCGAGTATCCGGACGGACGTATCGAAATCCGGGTGAATGGTGCTGCCCTGCCCTATGTGCCTTATGACAGGCTCTCGGAGATCGATCAGGCTGCAGTGGTCGATAACAAGCGGCTTGGACACACGTTACAGATGGCGCAGTTGATCCAGGCGCAGCGCGATGACAGGCGGGCGTCGGGAGCTCCATCAAGGACCAATCAGGGTGAGGCTCCACGGTCGAAGGAGCGCAAGGTGGGTACCCGCAAGCAGCGCGAGTTGACCCGGGAGCAGTTGAATGAAGCGATTCTTGGAACTGCCGGAGCGCGGGTTGGCTCGGTGCTTAAGAGCCCTCTAACATAA
- a CDS encoding MFS transporter produces MASPESIGLRLDALPISGFHRRMLWLIAAGMFFDSFDITLAGSVLGALVHSGVSNLKLNGYFISATFVGMAIGGTLAGMLGDRFGRKFTYQANLLVFGLASIAAGFASSMPWLIALRLIMGIGLGAEIVVGYSTLIEVIPPRQRGRYSALLALVTNSALFVSSLTGYFLIPLWGWRSMFFVSGAGALLVWVARKSMPESPRWLAGEGRLDEADQIVTRIEEEIHGKGYRAPEEPQTIEEHAPMPPLSVLFSREVWTRTLVGSTISIVIGIAIYSFVTWVPTFLLKQGLSLSSSLGYSMLMSLGGPVGAAIGVLCTDRFGRRRCITIASLLGAVMGVSYALSTSPMMAAVMGFLLFCCLYAIVALAVACYIPELFGTRYRLRGNGFCAVLGRIASFCAPGITLLVYQAGGISYVAFSVAMLLVLQGLIVFAFGIETRSRSLEVIEEHAGALEPVAAQLSQR; encoded by the coding sequence ATGGCATCACCGGAATCCATCGGTCTGCGGCTCGACGCATTGCCGATCAGCGGCTTTCACCGGCGCATGCTATGGCTGATCGCCGCCGGCATGTTTTTCGACAGCTTCGACATCACACTGGCAGGATCGGTCCTCGGCGCGCTCGTTCATAGCGGCGTGTCCAATCTCAAGTTGAACGGCTATTTCATCTCGGCCACTTTTGTCGGCATGGCGATTGGCGGCACGCTCGCGGGCATGCTGGGCGATCGCTTCGGCCGCAAATTCACGTACCAGGCGAACCTGCTGGTATTCGGGCTGGCGTCGATCGCGGCGGGCTTTGCATCGTCGATGCCGTGGCTGATCGCGCTTCGACTCATCATGGGCATCGGGCTCGGCGCGGAAATCGTCGTGGGCTATTCGACGCTCATCGAAGTGATTCCACCGCGACAGCGCGGACGCTATTCGGCGCTGCTCGCCCTCGTCACCAACAGCGCGCTGTTCGTTTCCTCGTTGACGGGCTATTTTTTGATTCCGTTATGGGGCTGGCGCTCCATGTTTTTCGTCTCCGGCGCCGGCGCGCTGCTCGTATGGGTCGCGCGCAAATCGATGCCCGAGTCGCCGCGTTGGCTCGCGGGCGAAGGCAGGCTCGACGAGGCGGACCAGATCGTCACGCGGATCGAGGAAGAGATTCACGGCAAGGGCTATCGCGCGCCCGAAGAGCCGCAAACGATCGAGGAACACGCGCCGATGCCGCCGTTGTCCGTGCTGTTCTCGCGCGAGGTCTGGACGCGCACGCTGGTCGGCTCGACGATCTCCATCGTGATCGGAATCGCGATTTACAGTTTCGTCACCTGGGTGCCCACGTTTCTGCTGAAACAGGGCCTCAGTCTGTCGTCGTCGCTCGGCTATAGCATGCTGATGTCGCTCGGCGGCCCGGTCGGCGCGGCGATCGGCGTGCTGTGCACCGACCGCTTCGGACGGCGCCGCTGCATCACCATTGCGTCGTTGCTCGGCGCGGTGATGGGTGTCAGCTATGCGCTCTCCACTTCACCGATGATGGCCGCCGTGATGGGCTTCCTGCTTTTCTGCTGCCTGTATGCGATCGTCGCCTTGGCGGTGGCCTGCTACATTCCCGAGTTGTTCGGCACGCGCTACCGTCTGCGGGGAAATGGCTTCTGCGCGGTGCTCGGCCGGATTGCTTCGTTCTGCGCGCCGGGCATCACGCTGCTCGTCTATCAGGCGGGTGGCATAAGCTATGTCGCGTTCAGTGTGGCGATGTTGCTCGTGCTGCAAGGCCTCATCGTCTTCGCGTTCGGCATCGAAACGCGCTCGCGCTCGCTCGAAGTGATCGAAGAACACGCTGGCGCGCTGGAACCGGTTGCCGCCCAGCTGTCGCAGAGATAG
- a CDS encoding aldose epimerase family protein: MSSSVAPVSRSRLLRPPRLVGALLLAASCSTLAATLSQQPYGTTADGEAVTRYTLRNARGLTISFLSYGGIICEIFAPDRDGHTANIALGFSNLADYEKYNGDIHFGALIGRYANRIAGGRFTLDGNRYSLPVNDPPNTLHSGPRSFDTKVWTVKPVQTERGAGAELTYVSPDGENGFPGRLTTHVTYTLTDDNVFRIDYRATTDKPTVVNLTNHTYFNLAGEGSGTIERQTIQIAAARYTPTDATSIPTGELASVMGTPLDLRRQTVIGEHLRSPFQQMLYARGFDHNWVLDKQAGADRSAPQFAARAIDPASGRVLELYTTQPGLQLYTGNSLLGNVVGSSGKTYRQSDGFALEAEHFPDSPNQPSFPSTVLRPDQTFHEVTEWHFSTRQAGR; this comes from the coding sequence ATGAGTTCAAGCGTCGCGCCCGTTTCACGCTCCCGGCTACTGAGGCCGCCGCGTCTCGTTGGAGCCCTGCTGCTTGCCGCCTCCTGTTCGACGCTGGCAGCAACCCTGTCGCAGCAGCCCTACGGCACCACGGCAGATGGCGAGGCCGTGACCCGCTACACGCTGCGCAACGCGCGCGGCTTGACAATCAGCTTTCTGAGCTACGGTGGAATCATCTGTGAGATTTTCGCGCCGGATCGTGACGGTCATACAGCCAACATCGCGCTCGGTTTCAGCAATCTGGCCGATTATGAAAAGTACAACGGCGACATTCACTTTGGCGCGTTGATCGGGCGATACGCCAACCGGATAGCAGGAGGCCGTTTTACGCTCGACGGCAACCGTTACAGCCTGCCGGTCAACGATCCGCCCAACACCCTGCACAGTGGCCCGCGCAGCTTCGACACGAAAGTGTGGACTGTCAAGCCGGTCCAGACGGAACGCGGCGCCGGTGCCGAGCTGACCTATGTGAGTCCGGACGGTGAAAACGGTTTTCCCGGACGACTGACCACCCATGTCACTTACACGCTGACCGACGACAACGTGTTCCGAATCGATTATCGAGCCACGACCGACAAGCCGACCGTCGTCAATCTGACGAACCATACCTATTTCAATCTGGCGGGCGAGGGCAGCGGAACAATTGAGCGTCAGACCATCCAGATCGCCGCCGCGCGCTATACGCCGACCGACGCCACATCGATTCCCACCGGCGAGCTGGCCAGCGTGATGGGTACACCGCTGGATTTGCGCAGGCAGACGGTGATCGGCGAGCATCTGCGCTCGCCGTTCCAGCAGATGCTCTATGCGCGCGGTTTCGATCACAACTGGGTGCTCGACAAACAGGCGGGCGCCGACCGGTCCGCTCCGCAATTCGCCGCGCGAGCCATCGACCCGGCGAGCGGGCGCGTGCTGGAGTTGTACACGACGCAGCCGGGGCTGCAGTTATATACCGGTAACAGCCTGCTCGGCAACGTGGTGGGATCGTCCGGAAAAACCTATCGGCAAAGCGACGGATTCGCACTGGAAGCCGAACATTTTCCGGATTCACCCAATCAGCCGTCGTTTCCAAGCACGGTCTTAAGGCCGGACCAGACGTTTCACGAAGTGACGGAGTGGCATTTCAGCACCCGGCAAGCGGGGCGCTAA
- the nudC gene encoding NAD(+) diphosphatase, which produces MPTTVKPASSEPIGFNFNPLDRRSDKRDDHGFIDTLRSDPAARFLVFDGDAPVLKRRGEYDPWFVASEATAFGEPRNSVFLGVQSDGSGRFALGFATGSTSESAFGTGSGRAPGSGPGIAPASTASGASAQQQASPDAAHERIELRPLALGGLVAESVLGIMAEAKSMLDWHGRHSFCANCGTATRVAAAGWQRVCDACGARHFPRVDPVVIMLVIDGERCLLGRQRQFAPGMYSALAGFVEPGETIEDAVRREVMEEAHVTCAEVVYFASQPWPFPSSLMMGCFARASDTDIVVDTTELEDARWFSRAQVAAMLAGTHADGLSAPKPFAIAHHLLRAYVEQGEAVLRRAAS; this is translated from the coding sequence ATGCCAACCACTGTGAAGCCCGCCTCCTCCGAGCCCATCGGCTTTAATTTCAACCCGCTCGACCGGCGTTCCGACAAGCGGGACGACCACGGGTTCATCGACACGCTACGCAGCGATCCGGCTGCGCGTTTTCTGGTCTTCGACGGCGACGCGCCCGTGCTCAAACGTCGCGGCGAATATGACCCGTGGTTCGTAGCAAGCGAGGCGACCGCTTTCGGCGAGCCGCGCAACAGCGTTTTCCTCGGCGTGCAAAGCGATGGAAGCGGTCGCTTTGCGCTTGGATTCGCGACTGGGAGCACGTCTGAGTCCGCATTCGGAACCGGGTCTGGCAGGGCACCTGGCAGCGGACCCGGCATCGCGCCGGCTTCCACGGCAAGCGGCGCATCAGCACAACAACAAGCATCGCCGGACGCCGCACATGAGCGCATCGAGCTTCGCCCGCTTGCGCTTGGAGGCCTCGTCGCCGAGAGCGTGCTCGGCATCATGGCCGAGGCAAAGTCGATGCTCGACTGGCACGGCCGTCATTCGTTCTGCGCGAATTGCGGCACTGCGACCCGCGTGGCGGCGGCCGGCTGGCAACGCGTCTGCGATGCATGCGGCGCGCGCCATTTCCCGCGCGTCGATCCGGTCGTGATCATGCTGGTGATCGATGGCGAGCGGTGTCTGCTCGGGCGGCAGCGGCAATTCGCGCCTGGCATGTATTCGGCGCTGGCCGGATTCGTCGAGCCGGGCGAGACCATCGAAGATGCCGTGCGCCGCGAAGTGATGGAGGAGGCTCATGTGACGTGCGCGGAAGTGGTGTACTTCGCGTCACAGCCGTGGCCCTTTCCGTCGTCGCTGATGATGGGCTGTTTTGCACGCGCGAGCGATACCGATATCGTTGTCGATACAACCGAACTCGAAGACGCGAGGTGGTTTTCGCGCGCGCAAGTCGCGGCGATGCTTGCGGGAACGCATGCGGACGGACTGTCGGCGCCCAAGCCGTTCGCGATCGCGCATCATCTGCTTCGGGCTTATGTCGAGCAGGGCGAAGCGGTGCTGCGTCGCGCGGCTTCGTGA
- a CDS encoding CoA ester lyase has protein sequence MSDAPVTSQAVRPMRTVLAVPGHRWRMLESAAASAADAVFIDLEDAVPPDEKSAALRSAIRALGELDWGAKHVAVRVNVDASGVLESEVVALAGDAARLDAILVPKVECTAVLAQTEALLDEHSGANPPLQIEALIETARGIVNVDMIAAAGGRLAALHFGVGDFSASIGARNVDVGGTHAGYAVTRRDEIGNYVTAPLDLWGYPMMRMLVAARAFDLRAIDGPCGAFRDPVLTRSLALKAAAMGFDGKQVIHPEQIAATRAAFIPSDEEIRAAEATLDAMAQAEAAGLAAVSVNGRMVDYANVRMAQRLLAMAERG, from the coding sequence ATGAGCGATGCGCCCGTGACATCCCAGGCCGTGCGGCCGATGCGCACCGTTCTGGCGGTGCCCGGCCACCGCTGGCGAATGCTGGAGTCCGCAGCGGCCAGTGCGGCCGACGCGGTATTCATCGATCTCGAAGACGCAGTGCCGCCCGATGAAAAAAGCGCCGCGTTGCGCTCTGCAATACGCGCGCTCGGCGAACTGGACTGGGGCGCAAAACATGTCGCCGTGCGAGTGAATGTGGACGCATCGGGCGTACTCGAATCCGAGGTCGTTGCGCTCGCCGGCGACGCGGCGCGGCTCGACGCGATTCTTGTACCCAAGGTCGAATGCACAGCCGTACTGGCACAGACCGAAGCGTTGCTGGACGAACATAGCGGCGCCAATCCACCACTTCAGATCGAGGCATTGATCGAAACCGCTCGCGGGATCGTCAACGTGGACATGATCGCGGCCGCCGGAGGCCGGCTCGCCGCGCTGCATTTCGGGGTAGGCGATTTTTCCGCGTCGATTGGTGCACGCAACGTCGACGTGGGCGGCACGCATGCCGGCTATGCGGTCACGCGCCGCGACGAGATCGGCAACTACGTCACCGCGCCGCTCGACTTGTGGGGCTACCCGATGATGCGCATGCTCGTTGCGGCGCGCGCGTTCGATCTTCGTGCGATCGACGGCCCGTGCGGCGCATTCCGCGACCCGGTGCTCACGCGTTCGCTCGCGTTGAAGGCGGCGGCAATGGGCTTCGACGGCAAGCAGGTGATCCATCCGGAGCAGATCGCCGCGACACGCGCTGCATTCATACCCAGCGATGAAGAAATCCGCGCGGCCGAGGCCACGCTCGACGCGATGGCGCAGGCGGAGGCCGCGGGACTCGCCGCGGTGTCGGTGAACGGCAGGATGGTCGACTACGCCAATGTCCGTATGGCGCAGCGACTGCTCGCGATGGCTGAGCGCGGTTGA
- a CDS encoding LysR family transcriptional regulator, protein MRLEAFQTLGAVISEGSFAAAATVMNLTPSAVSMQMKHLEQYLGQPLFSRGGLHVQPTAMAHQVMAAMRDGLQQIDALKRRHTVAVEGTVRLGLIESIQPLVLPGTMRALRERHPRVLLKPQRGRSAGLIVDVKAGSLDAAVVAQPERGRVAGLVWYPLLERELVLIAPPHEKSGTARDMLERYDWIRYDRSSMTGAMGARHVRRMMPEKRSTLELDSVTAIVAMVSAGLGVSVLQIVDPSICERYPVRTMRLGASPPTLQLSVVTRKDDADSRLLQAVRDALGIALQRAGSPVAGGR, encoded by the coding sequence ATGAGGCTCGAAGCTTTCCAGACGCTTGGCGCCGTCATTTCGGAGGGCTCGTTCGCCGCGGCGGCGACCGTGATGAATCTCACGCCGAGCGCGGTGAGCATGCAGATGAAGCACCTCGAACAGTATCTCGGCCAACCTCTTTTCAGCCGGGGAGGACTACACGTGCAGCCGACGGCAATGGCGCATCAGGTCATGGCGGCAATGCGTGACGGGCTGCAGCAGATCGATGCGCTGAAGCGCCGTCATACGGTGGCCGTGGAGGGGACGGTCAGGCTGGGGCTCATCGAATCGATCCAGCCGCTGGTGCTGCCAGGAACGATGCGCGCGCTGCGCGAACGGCATCCGCGGGTGCTGTTAAAGCCGCAGCGGGGGCGCAGCGCGGGACTGATCGTCGACGTGAAGGCGGGCTCCCTGGACGCGGCGGTGGTCGCGCAGCCCGAACGCGGCAGGGTGGCGGGACTCGTCTGGTATCCACTGCTTGAACGCGAGCTTGTGCTGATTGCGCCGCCGCATGAAAAAAGCGGCACCGCACGGGACATGCTCGAACGTTACGACTGGATTCGCTACGACCGCAGTTCGATGACGGGAGCGATGGGCGCGCGACACGTCCGCCGGATGATGCCGGAAAAGCGCAGCACGCTCGAACTCGACAGCGTGACGGCCATCGTCGCCATGGTGAGCGCCGGGCTTGGCGTGTCCGTGCTTCAGATAGTCGACCCGAGCATCTGCGAGCGTTATCCGGTGCGAACGATGCGCCTCGGAGCGTCGCCGCCGACTCTGCAACTCTCCGTGGTGACGCGCAAGGACGATGCCGACAGCCGGCTGCTTCAGGCTGTGCGGGACGCGCTGGGCATTGCGCTGCAGCGGGCCGGGTCGCCGGTCGCGGGCGGGCGGTAG